The proteins below come from a single Acuticoccus sediminis genomic window:
- a CDS encoding BCCT family transporter: MTDAVSPTPITIDDIDYEVGQDNITAKVGPLEIDVHNPVFAIAALGIIAFVVATVFAPDTATTVFEGVRGWLTSNFSWFFILAGNIFVLFGLMLVVTPLGNIRLGGPDAKPDYGYLGWFAMLFAAGMGIGLMFYGVSEPLSHYGTSVAESAGTPGSWAPIGGAPGNPEEAARLGLSAAIYHWALHPWGIYAVVALALALFSYNRGMPLAIRTAFYPIFGDRVWGWTGHIIDVIAVFATLFGLATSLGIGAEQAIAGFNFLFGSGNLEEGTREVFGFAYTGASGQGGGADLLKIIFICIITAMATMSVVTGLDAGVKRLSEANLILATLLLLFVFFVGPTGDLISILFGSLADYITNLPALANPFGREDTNFAEGWTSFYWAWWISWSPFVGMFIARVSRGRTVREFVVCVLLIPSLVCATWMAIFGGTAIHQVIIDNFQGAADADLPVQLFEMLSRLPLAQITSLIGIVLVVVFFVTSSDSGSLVIDTITSGGKMDAPVPQRVFWCVFEGVVAIVLLAGGGLAALQAMAVATGFPFAILLLLMCVSIFIALREERQVAAAA, encoded by the coding sequence ATGACCGATGCAGTCAGTCCAACACCGATAACCATCGACGACATCGACTACGAGGTTGGCCAGGACAACATCACGGCCAAGGTCGGCCCGCTGGAAATCGATGTCCACAACCCGGTGTTCGCGATCGCCGCCCTCGGCATCATCGCCTTCGTCGTCGCGACAGTGTTCGCGCCCGACACCGCGACCACCGTCTTCGAGGGCGTGCGCGGCTGGCTGACGTCCAACTTCTCCTGGTTCTTCATCCTGGCCGGCAACATCTTCGTGCTGTTCGGCCTGATGCTCGTGGTGACCCCGCTCGGCAACATCCGCCTCGGCGGTCCGGACGCGAAGCCCGACTACGGCTACCTCGGCTGGTTCGCCATGCTGTTCGCCGCCGGGATGGGCATCGGCCTCATGTTCTACGGCGTCTCGGAGCCGCTGTCGCACTACGGCACATCGGTCGCCGAGTCGGCGGGAACGCCCGGGAGCTGGGCGCCCATCGGTGGCGCGCCGGGGAACCCCGAGGAGGCTGCCCGCCTCGGACTGTCCGCGGCGATCTACCACTGGGCGCTCCACCCCTGGGGCATCTACGCCGTGGTGGCGCTGGCGCTCGCGCTGTTCTCGTACAACCGCGGCATGCCGCTCGCGATCCGCACCGCGTTCTACCCGATCTTCGGCGACCGCGTGTGGGGCTGGACCGGCCACATCATCGACGTCATCGCCGTGTTCGCCACGCTGTTCGGCCTCGCGACCTCCCTCGGGATCGGCGCGGAACAGGCGATCGCCGGGTTCAACTTCCTGTTCGGCTCCGGCAACCTCGAGGAGGGGACGCGGGAGGTGTTCGGCTTCGCCTACACCGGCGCGTCCGGCCAGGGCGGCGGCGCGGACCTCCTGAAGATCATCTTCATCTGCATCATCACCGCGATGGCGACCATGTCGGTGGTGACCGGCCTCGACGCCGGCGTGAAGCGCCTGTCCGAGGCGAACCTCATCCTCGCGACGCTGCTGCTCCTCTTCGTGTTCTTCGTCGGGCCGACGGGCGACCTGATCTCGATCCTGTTCGGCTCGCTGGCGGACTACATCACCAACCTGCCGGCGCTCGCGAACCCGTTCGGGCGCGAGGACACCAACTTCGCCGAGGGCTGGACCTCGTTCTACTGGGCGTGGTGGATCTCCTGGTCGCCGTTCGTCGGCATGTTCATCGCCCGCGTCTCGCGGGGGCGCACGGTCCGCGAGTTCGTCGTCTGCGTGCTGCTCATCCCGTCGCTGGTGTGCGCCACGTGGATGGCGATCTTCGGCGGCACCGCGATCCATCAGGTGATCATCGACAACTTCCAGGGCGCGGCGGACGCCGACCTTCCGGTGCAGCTCTTCGAGATGCTCTCGCGCCTGCCGCTGGCGCAGATCACCTCGCTGATCGGCATCGTCCTCGTGGTGGTCTTCTTCGTGACCTCCTCGGACTCCGGCTCGCTGGTGATCGACACGATCACCTCCGGCGGCAAGATGGACGCCCCCGTCCCGCAGCGCGTCTTCTGGTGCGTGTTCGAGGGCGTCGTCGCGATCGTGCTGCTGGCGGGCGGCGGGCTCGCGGCGCTGCAGGCGATGGCGGTGGCGACGGGCTTCCCGTTCGCGATCCTGCTCCTCCTGATGTGCGTGTCGATCTTCATCGCGCTGCGCGAGGAACGCCAGGTCGCGGCGGCGGCCTGA
- a CDS encoding AzlC family ABC transporter permease: MQQSPPVDSASRWFWRGVLNVFSIPALVLFSAQIGFAALAREAGFSASETMLIALTVYALPAQVVFVGFVASGISLPAVALAVALSSVRFLPMVLAWAPVVRPEKGGRWAMLLASLFVAVTAWVFAMSHLPQYERRARLPFFIGFGVTLAVVSTVVVGVSHVLLDRLPPLVAGGLVFLTPIYFICALWGAARADADRLALLFGLVAGPIAAALVPGLDLLVAGLVAGTLAYVVGRVTTRRRA, from the coding sequence TTGCAGCAGTCCCCACCGGTCGACTCGGCCAGCAGATGGTTCTGGCGCGGCGTCCTCAATGTCTTCTCGATTCCGGCGCTGGTGCTCTTCTCGGCCCAGATCGGGTTCGCCGCGCTCGCGCGCGAGGCGGGCTTCTCCGCCAGCGAGACGATGCTGATCGCGCTCACCGTCTACGCGCTGCCGGCGCAGGTGGTGTTCGTCGGCTTCGTCGCATCGGGGATCAGCCTGCCGGCGGTGGCGCTCGCGGTGGCGCTGTCGTCCGTGCGGTTCCTGCCCATGGTGCTCGCCTGGGCGCCGGTCGTGCGGCCGGAGAAGGGCGGGCGCTGGGCGATGCTTCTCGCGTCCCTCTTCGTGGCGGTGACCGCGTGGGTGTTCGCCATGTCCCACCTGCCGCAGTACGAGCGGCGGGCGCGGCTCCCCTTCTTCATCGGCTTCGGCGTGACCCTCGCCGTGGTCAGCACGGTCGTGGTGGGCGTCAGCCACGTGCTGCTCGACCGCCTGCCGCCGCTCGTCGCGGGCGGTCTGGTCTTCCTGACGCCGATCTACTTCATCTGCGCCCTCTGGGGCGCCGCGCGCGCGGATGCCGACCGGCTGGCGCTGCTTTTCGGCCTCGTCGCGGGGCCGATCGCGGCGGCGCTGGTGCCGGGCCTCGATCTCCTCGTCGCGGGGCTCGTCGCCGGCACGCTGGCCTACGTCGTCGGCCGCGTCACGACACGGCGCCGCGCATGA
- a CDS encoding AzlD domain-containing protein, giving the protein MTPPSGTETLPALTTFGPYLAILVGAALPTQIWRWLGVMLAGRVGDASEVFIWVKAVATALVASVVAKLILSPGADLATTPLALRVGAVAAGFALYLATGRRLWLGIVVTEAVLLTGWLLLR; this is encoded by the coding sequence ATGACCCCACCGTCCGGAACGGAGACGCTGCCCGCGCTCACGACCTTCGGGCCCTACCTCGCCATCCTCGTCGGCGCGGCCCTGCCGACGCAGATCTGGCGCTGGCTCGGCGTCATGCTCGCCGGGCGCGTGGGGGATGCGTCGGAGGTCTTCATCTGGGTGAAGGCGGTGGCGACGGCGCTGGTCGCGAGCGTCGTCGCCAAGCTGATCCTGTCGCCGGGCGCGGACCTCGCCACCACGCCGCTGGCGCTGAGGGTCGGCGCCGTTGCCGCCGGGTTCGCGCTCTACCTCGCGACCGGACGGCGCCTCTGGCTCGGGATCGTCGTGACCGAGGCGGTGCTCCTCACCGGCTGGCTGCTGCTGCGCTAG
- a CDS encoding HIT family protein: MTAYDPDNIFAKILRNEIPSETVYEDDTTRVIMDIMPRATGHALVIPKAPSRNILDIEPDSLASTIAIVQKVARAAKEAFAADGITVQQFSEGAGGQMVFHTHFHVLPRHEGVALKPHSGQVAPAEEVAAAASKLRAALND, encoded by the coding sequence ATGACCGCCTACGACCCCGACAACATCTTCGCCAAGATCCTGCGCAACGAGATCCCGTCGGAGACGGTCTACGAGGACGATACGACGCGCGTGATCATGGACATCATGCCCCGCGCGACCGGCCATGCGCTGGTGATCCCGAAGGCTCCGTCGCGCAACATCCTCGACATCGAGCCCGACTCGCTGGCGTCGACCATCGCCATCGTGCAGAAGGTCGCCCGCGCCGCGAAGGAGGCGTTCGCCGCCGACGGCATCACGGTGCAGCAGTTCTCCGAGGGTGCCGGCGGGCAGATGGTGTTCCACACCCACTTCCACGTCCTGCCGCGCCACGAGGGCGTCGCGCTGAAGCCGCACTCGGGCCAGGTGGCACCGGCCGAGGAGGTCGCCGCCGCCGCTTCCAAGCTGCGCGCCGCGCTCAACGACTGA
- a CDS encoding GNAT family N-acetyltransferase, with amino-acid sequence MPTMTVEATGSLETVDKQQWDDLANPGWIVEDGGRVSGGGSHAFNPFVTYDFLRALEDAGCVGGRSGWYPRHLLIRGAEGSLIGAAPAYLKTHSKGEYVFDYGWADAFERAGGRYYPKLQVSVPFTPAQGPRLLVGEGSAEARQLVGRALVALADEVDASSIHATFLQSDDVAALQAEDYLLRTDTQFHFTNDGYETPDDFLAALASRKRKQVKRERRDALANDISIRWLTGDDITEAHWDAFYEFYMDTGSRKWGRPYLNRKFFSLLGERLGHCVCLMIAERAGRPIAGALNLIGSDTLFGRYWGCTEDHPFLHFEVCYYQAIDFAIAHKLKRVEAGAQGGHKLARGYEPTQTVSAHYIGHPGLRTAVAHYLEAERREVEAHQSYLNQALPFRKGDDPTC; translated from the coding sequence ATGCCAACCATGACCGTCGAGGCCACGGGCAGCCTGGAGACCGTCGACAAGCAGCAATGGGACGATCTCGCCAACCCGGGCTGGATCGTGGAGGACGGCGGGCGCGTGTCGGGTGGCGGCAGCCACGCCTTCAACCCGTTCGTCACGTACGATTTCCTCCGGGCGCTCGAGGACGCGGGCTGCGTCGGCGGGCGGAGCGGCTGGTATCCGCGCCACCTGCTGATCCGCGGGGCCGAGGGGAGCCTGATCGGTGCGGCGCCGGCGTACCTGAAGACCCATTCCAAGGGCGAGTACGTCTTCGACTACGGCTGGGCCGACGCGTTCGAGCGGGCCGGCGGGCGCTACTATCCCAAGCTTCAGGTCTCGGTGCCGTTCACCCCGGCGCAGGGGCCGCGGCTCCTCGTCGGCGAGGGTTCGGCGGAGGCACGCCAGCTCGTCGGCAGGGCGCTCGTGGCGCTGGCGGACGAGGTCGACGCCTCTTCCATCCACGCGACCTTCCTCCAGTCGGACGACGTGGCCGCGCTTCAGGCGGAGGACTACCTCCTGCGGACCGACACGCAGTTCCACTTCACCAACGACGGATACGAGACGCCGGACGACTTCCTCGCCGCCCTCGCCTCGCGCAAGCGCAAGCAGGTGAAGCGCGAACGGCGCGACGCCCTGGCGAACGACATCTCGATCCGCTGGCTGACCGGCGACGACATCACCGAAGCCCACTGGGACGCGTTCTACGAGTTCTACATGGACACCGGCTCACGCAAGTGGGGCCGGCCCTACCTCAACCGCAAGTTCTTCTCGCTGCTCGGCGAGCGGCTCGGCCACTGCGTGTGCCTGATGATCGCCGAGCGGGCGGGGCGGCCGATCGCCGGGGCGCTCAACCTGATCGGCTCGGACACGCTGTTCGGGCGCTACTGGGGCTGCACCGAGGACCACCCGTTCCTGCATTTCGAGGTCTGCTACTATCAGGCCATCGACTTCGCCATCGCGCACAAGCTGAAGCGCGTCGAGGCGGGCGCTCAGGGCGGTCACAAGCTGGCCCGCGGCTACGAGCCGACACAGACCGTCTCGGCGCACTATATCGGCCATCCGGGCCTCCGGACGGCCGTCGCGCATTACCTGGAGGCGGAGCGGCGCGAGGTGGAGGCGCACCAGAGCTACCTCAACCAGGCGCTTCCCTTCCGCAAGGGCGACGACCCGACCTGCTGA
- a CDS encoding glycerophosphodiester phosphodiesterase family protein: MITGIVPDWLTRRPIAHRGLHGASHVENTLGAVEAAIEAGYAIEVDLQLTADGGLVITHDSTLDRMTNATGRVADRTLDELRAITITGSDETFSSITDLLALTSGRSPLFLEAKAPVHPAAKAAMTSAITRALSEYGGAAAVMTFDPDLLALLRKALPDTPLGILAGGEEHGSLVSRFGRDMLLHTPRTRPDFVSYYATALPHPGPSIARRRGRPVLAWTVRSPMEAKRLAPYVDQIIFEDFRP; this comes from the coding sequence ATCATAACCGGCATCGTTCCCGACTGGCTGACGCGCCGGCCGATCGCGCACCGCGGTCTGCATGGCGCGTCCCATGTCGAAAACACGCTGGGAGCGGTCGAGGCGGCCATCGAGGCGGGCTACGCGATCGAGGTCGATCTGCAGCTCACCGCCGACGGCGGCCTCGTGATCACGCACGATTCGACGCTCGACCGGATGACCAACGCCACCGGCCGCGTCGCCGACCGCACGCTGGACGAGCTGCGGGCGATCACCATCACCGGGTCGGACGAGACGTTCTCGTCCATCACCGACCTGCTCGCCCTGACGTCGGGCCGCTCGCCCCTGTTCCTGGAGGCGAAGGCCCCGGTGCACCCCGCCGCCAAGGCGGCGATGACGAGCGCCATCACCCGCGCCCTGTCCGAATACGGCGGGGCCGCGGCGGTGATGACCTTCGACCCGGACCTCCTCGCGCTCCTGCGCAAGGCGCTGCCGGACACGCCCCTCGGCATCCTCGCGGGCGGCGAGGAGCACGGCTCCCTCGTGTCGCGCTTCGGGCGGGACATGCTGCTTCACACCCCGCGCACCAGGCCGGACTTCGTCTCCTACTACGCGACGGCGCTGCCGCATCCCGGCCCGTCCATCGCGCGGCGTCGCGGACGCCCCGTCCTGGCATGGACCGTGCGTTCGCCGATGGAGGCGAAGCGGCTCGCACCGTACGTGGACCAGATCATTTTCGAGGATTTCCGTCCGTAG
- a CDS encoding RidA family protein produces MSQVEEKLAKMDLVLPEAGAPAGSYVPTVLTGNLLYVSGQISVDADGAMMKGRCGETIGVEEGQAAAQRCALAILAQVKAAVGSLDKVVRVVKLNGFVNSAPAFGDHPKVINGASDLMVELFGDKGKHARAAVGVANLPFGVAVEVEAVIEVAS; encoded by the coding sequence ATGTCGCAGGTCGAAGAGAAACTGGCAAAGATGGACCTGGTGTTGCCCGAGGCGGGCGCACCGGCCGGTTCGTACGTTCCGACGGTGCTGACCGGCAACCTTCTCTACGTCTCCGGCCAGATCTCCGTCGACGCCGACGGCGCGATGATGAAGGGCCGCTGCGGCGAGACCATCGGCGTAGAAGAGGGCCAGGCCGCCGCGCAGCGCTGCGCGCTCGCGATCCTCGCGCAGGTGAAGGCCGCCGTCGGCTCGCTCGACAAGGTGGTCCGCGTCGTGAAGCTGAACGGCTTCGTGAACTCCGCCCCGGCGTTCGGCGATCATCCGAAAGTGATCAACGGCGCCTCGGACCTGATGGTCGAGCTCTTCGGCGACAAGGGCAAGCACGCCCGCGCGGCAGTCGGCGTCGCGAACCTCCCCTTCGGCGTCGCCGTCGAAGTCGAGGCGGTCATCGAGGTCGCATCATAA
- a CDS encoding EipB family protein — protein sequence MSSLAGRAGPRRVFGPAGHAVRIATAALASLLAASAAASAPQPALVPHRAVYDLSLARVEPSVSILSVNGTLVYELEGSPCDGYTVTSTFQTNTVDREGQMSRTDLRTSTYETVGPAEFHFLNQTFAQDDGKTLVDGTATGTATGTMVEINKPKPASFELSRAVFPTQHTRLVLMAAANGERVLEAPMFDGGGAADTVYDTTTVIGPAVTNLPGATDREREAFGALADATNRPTYTTSISYFDQAADSGETVPDYVISFRMMDNGISYAATFDYGNFVLNGRLIDLEVMPQPQCPATAGGSESDGTK from the coding sequence ATGTCATCTCTCGCTGGCCGTGCCGGTCCTCGTCGCGTCTTTGGCCCCGCCGGGCACGCCGTCCGCATCGCGACGGCGGCGCTGGCGAGCCTTCTGGCGGCTTCCGCCGCGGCGTCAGCGCCGCAACCGGCCCTTGTCCCGCACCGTGCGGTATATGACCTGTCGCTGGCACGCGTGGAGCCGAGCGTCTCCATCCTGTCGGTCAACGGCACGCTGGTCTACGAGCTCGAGGGGTCGCCCTGCGACGGCTACACGGTGACGTCGACCTTCCAGACCAACACCGTCGACCGTGAGGGGCAGATGTCGCGCACCGACCTGCGCACCTCGACCTACGAGACGGTAGGCCCCGCCGAGTTCCATTTCCTCAACCAGACCTTCGCGCAGGACGACGGCAAGACGCTGGTCGACGGAACCGCCACCGGAACCGCGACCGGCACGATGGTCGAGATCAACAAGCCCAAGCCGGCCAGCTTCGAACTGTCGCGCGCCGTCTTCCCGACCCAGCACACGCGCCTCGTGCTGATGGCCGCCGCCAACGGCGAGCGGGTCCTGGAAGCGCCGATGTTCGACGGCGGCGGCGCGGCCGACACCGTCTACGACACCACCACGGTCATCGGCCCGGCGGTCACCAACCTGCCCGGCGCGACGGATCGCGAGCGGGAGGCGTTCGGCGCGCTCGCCGATGCGACCAACCGGCCGACCTACACCACCTCGATCTCCTACTTCGACCAGGCGGCCGACAGCGGCGAGACGGTGCCGGACTACGTCATCTCGTTCCGCATGATGGACAACGGCATCTCTTACGCCGCGACCTTCGACTACGGCAATTTCGTGTTGAACGGCCGGCTCATCGACCTCGAGGTCATGCCGCAGCCGCAGTGCCCGGCCACCGCCGGCGGATCGGAGTCCGACGGGACGAAGTAG
- a CDS encoding class I SAM-dependent methyltransferase, translated as MHLDAAELSAFYVTPLGRIARQIVTAEVRALWPDVRAERVVGLGHATPYLRPFIGEAERVIAVMPAAEGVMHWPPDGANLTALAYEDRLPLPDNSIDKLLIVHLLEATKDPLEVLREAWRVLVPSGRVLAVVPYRAGAWARADSTPMGLGRPFSRMQLARLMHESWIEPMAVRRCLYVPPTNSRFVLGSARAWENVGKRVMPRFAGLVAIEGRKTLTRGIPIRSRKLADLVPSLSPVPKPAATRVSHPWGCPANDYFVPSDSDPPAVAGHCGCGMTSRSMSRPFNTKLP; from the coding sequence ATGCACCTCGACGCCGCGGAGTTGAGTGCATTCTACGTCACTCCGCTGGGCCGGATCGCCCGACAGATCGTGACGGCCGAGGTGCGCGCGCTGTGGCCGGACGTACGCGCCGAGCGCGTCGTCGGGCTCGGACACGCGACGCCGTACCTGCGCCCGTTCATCGGCGAGGCGGAGCGGGTGATCGCGGTGATGCCGGCCGCGGAGGGCGTGATGCACTGGCCCCCGGACGGCGCCAACCTGACCGCCCTCGCCTACGAGGATCGTCTGCCGCTGCCGGACAATTCGATCGACAAGCTCCTGATCGTCCACCTGCTGGAGGCGACGAAGGACCCGCTGGAGGTGCTGCGGGAGGCGTGGCGGGTGCTGGTGCCGTCGGGCCGGGTGTTGGCGGTCGTCCCCTACCGCGCCGGCGCCTGGGCGCGCGCCGACTCGACGCCGATGGGCCTCGGCCGCCCCTTCTCGCGCATGCAGCTCGCCCGGCTGATGCACGAGAGCTGGATCGAGCCGATGGCGGTGCGCCGCTGCCTCTACGTGCCGCCGACCAACTCCCGGTTCGTGCTCGGCTCGGCGCGGGCGTGGGAGAATGTCGGCAAGCGCGTCATGCCGCGGTTCGCCGGCCTCGTCGCGATCGAAGGCCGCAAGACGCTGACGCGCGGCATCCCGATCCGCTCACGCAAGCTCGCCGACCTCGTGCCGTCGCTCTCCCCCGTGCCGAAGCCGGCCGCGACGCGCGTCTCGCACCCGTGGGGGTGCCCGGCGAACGACTACTTCGTCCCGTCGGACTCCGATCCGCCGGCGGTGGCCGGGCACTGCGGCTGCGGCATGACCTCGAGGTCGATGAGCCGGCCGTTCAACACGAAATTGCCGTAG
- the gloB gene encoding hydroxyacylglutathione hydrolase, translated as MADVRLIPCLSDNYAVLVHKDGETILVDAPEAGPIKAALEETGWTLTSVLVTHHHSDHVQAIGAVKGSATVIGPEGEADRIKGLDRTVADGEEFKLGPVRIRAISTPGHTSGPLCYYLPEERIAFTADTLFAMGCGRLFEGDAATMWRSLQTLRAALPDDTDIYCGHEYTLTNARYAHETLPDDVAIAERLEVVREARERKEPTVPTTMAAEKATNPFLRADDPTVAAALGMEGAEPAEVFARLRKGRDGFS; from the coding sequence ATGGCGGACGTACGGCTCATTCCGTGCCTGTCGGACAATTACGCGGTGCTTGTCCATAAGGATGGCGAGACGATTCTCGTCGACGCGCCGGAGGCCGGCCCCATCAAGGCGGCGCTGGAGGAGACCGGGTGGACGCTGACGAGCGTCCTCGTCACCCACCACCACTCCGACCATGTGCAGGCGATCGGCGCGGTGAAGGGCTCGGCGACCGTGATCGGGCCTGAGGGCGAGGCCGACCGCATCAAGGGCCTCGACCGGACCGTCGCCGACGGCGAGGAGTTCAAGCTCGGCCCCGTCAGGATCCGGGCGATCTCCACCCCCGGCCACACGTCCGGCCCGCTCTGCTACTACCTGCCGGAGGAGCGGATCGCCTTCACCGCGGACACGCTGTTCGCGATGGGCTGCGGCCGGCTCTTCGAGGGCGACGCTGCGACCATGTGGCGCTCGCTGCAGACCCTGCGCGCGGCGCTGCCCGACGATACCGACATCTACTGCGGCCACGAGTACACGCTCACCAACGCCCGCTACGCGCACGAGACGCTGCCGGACGACGTCGCCATCGCCGAGCGGCTCGAGGTCGTCCGCGAGGCGCGCGAGCGCAAGGAGCCGACCGTGCCGACCACCATGGCTGCGGAGAAGGCCACCAACCCGTTCCTGCGGGCCGACGACCCGACCGTCGCCGCGGCGCTGGGGATGGAGGGTGCCGAGCCTGCCGAGGTGTTCGCACGGCTCCGCAAGGGCCGGGACGGGTTCTCTTGA
- a CDS encoding cupin domain-containing protein, translating into MNAKAIIAALDLKPHPEGGYYTETYRDAPDGGRGHSTAIYYLLEAGDCSAWHRVNDAAEVWHHYAGAPLALTISPNGHDATSYRLGPDIAAGERPQVVVPAGQWQTAESLGAFTLVGCTVAPGFAFEGFEMAPPDWRPTPRPSSG; encoded by the coding sequence ATGAACGCGAAGGCCATCATCGCGGCGCTGGACCTCAAGCCGCATCCGGAAGGCGGCTACTACACCGAGACCTACCGCGATGCGCCGGACGGCGGCCGCGGTCATTCGACGGCGATCTACTACCTGCTCGAGGCCGGCGACTGCTCGGCCTGGCATCGCGTCAACGACGCCGCCGAGGTCTGGCACCACTACGCCGGCGCGCCCCTCGCGCTGACGATCTCGCCGAACGGACATGATGCCACATCCTACCGGCTCGGACCCGACATCGCGGCAGGCGAGCGGCCCCAGGTCGTCGTCCCCGCGGGACAGTGGCAGACCGCGGAGTCGCTGGGGGCCTTCACCCTCGTCGGTTGCACGGTCGCGCCCGGATTCGCCTTTGAAGGCTTTGAGATGGCTCCCCCGGACTGGCGCCCGACGCCACGTCCATCGAGCGGCTGA
- a CDS encoding calcium/sodium antiporter, whose protein sequence is MTLALSIVGGLVGLFVGGELLVRGASNVAIRFGMSPLVVGVVIVGFGTSAPELVTCVRAALGGSPGIAVGNIVGSNIANILLILGAAALMRPFVTSRAAVLRDGSIVILTAVAFMGVAMTGMFTRVSGLVFVAALIAYVVYIIRSDRKEAAKSDDVPGEMSSSLGLSIFYVLLGLVGVIAGAEFLVSGSVELAQRYGVSEEVIGLTMVAVGTSLPELATSVVAALRKHSEIALGNVLGSNVYNAIGITGLTAVVQPVPVSPGMQAFDIPLMVAISVLLVVVVATGQRVTRWEGGLLMALYGGYIAFQATHGAAT, encoded by the coding sequence ATGACTCTCGCCCTCTCGATCGTCGGTGGGCTCGTCGGCCTTTTCGTAGGCGGCGAGTTGCTGGTACGCGGTGCCAGCAACGTCGCCATACGCTTCGGCATGTCCCCGCTCGTGGTGGGCGTGGTCATCGTCGGGTTCGGCACCTCCGCGCCCGAGCTTGTGACCTGCGTGCGGGCCGCTCTCGGCGGCTCGCCCGGCATCGCGGTCGGCAACATCGTCGGCTCCAACATTGCCAATATCCTGCTGATCCTCGGGGCCGCGGCGCTGATGCGGCCGTTCGTGACGAGCCGTGCCGCCGTGCTGCGCGACGGGTCGATCGTCATCCTCACCGCCGTCGCCTTCATGGGCGTCGCGATGACGGGGATGTTCACCCGTGTCTCCGGCCTGGTCTTCGTCGCCGCGCTGATCGCCTACGTCGTCTACATCATCCGCTCCGACCGGAAGGAGGCGGCCAAGTCGGACGACGTGCCGGGCGAGATGTCGTCCTCGCTGGGCCTGTCGATCTTCTACGTGCTCCTCGGCCTCGTCGGCGTCATCGCGGGCGCGGAGTTCCTGGTGTCCGGCTCCGTCGAGCTTGCGCAGCGCTACGGCGTGTCGGAGGAGGTCATCGGACTGACGATGGTCGCCGTCGGCACCTCGCTGCCGGAGCTCGCGACCTCGGTCGTCGCGGCGCTGCGCAAGCACTCCGAGATCGCGCTCGGCAACGTCCTGGGCTCCAACGTCTACAACGCCATCGGCATCACGGGGCTGACGGCGGTGGTCCAGCCCGTGCCGGTCTCGCCCGGCATGCAGGCGTTCGACATCCCGCTGATGGTGGCGATCTCGGTGCTGCTGGTGGTCGTCGTGGCGACGGGGCAGCGGGTGACGCGCTGGGAGGGCGGCCTGCTGATGGCTCTCTATGGCGGCTACATCGCCTTCCAGGCCACGCACGGCGCCGCGACCTGA
- the phbB gene encoding acetoacetyl-CoA reductase — MARVALVTGGTRGIGAAISKALKAAGYTVVANYAGNDEKANAFKEETGITVAKFDVSDPAACEEKLAGIESSVGPIDVLVNNAGITRDGTFHRMTYEQWKAVVDTNLGSMFAVTRPLINGMRDRNFGRIINISSINGQKGQMGQANYSAAKAGVIGFTKALAQENARKGITVNAIAPGYIDTDMVAAVPEKVLEGIVSGIPVGRLGKAEEIGALCVYLASDEAAFMTGATLTINGGQYIT, encoded by the coding sequence ATGGCACGCGTTGCACTTGTGACGGGTGGAACCCGAGGTATTGGCGCAGCCATTTCGAAAGCTCTGAAGGCCGCTGGTTATACCGTCGTGGCGAATTACGCCGGCAACGACGAGAAGGCCAACGCCTTCAAGGAGGAGACGGGCATCACCGTCGCCAAGTTCGACGTCAGCGACCCGGCCGCGTGCGAGGAGAAGCTCGCCGGCATCGAGTCGAGCGTCGGCCCCATCGATGTTCTGGTCAACAACGCCGGGATCACGCGCGACGGCACCTTCCACCGCATGACCTACGAGCAATGGAAGGCGGTGGTCGACACCAATCTCGGGTCGATGTTCGCCGTGACGCGTCCGCTCATCAACGGCATGCGCGACCGCAATTTCGGCCGCATCATCAACATCTCGTCGATCAACGGCCAGAAGGGCCAGATGGGCCAGGCGAACTATTCCGCCGCAAAGGCGGGCGTCATCGGCTTCACCAAGGCGCTGGCGCAGGAGAACGCGCGCAAGGGCATCACCGTGAACGCCATCGCGCCCGGCTACATCGACACCGACATGGTCGCCGCGGTGCCGGAGAAGGTGCTGGAGGGGATCGTCTCCGGCATTCCGGTGGGCCGCCTAGGCAAGGCCGAGGAGATCGGCGCGCTCTGTGTCTACCTCGCCTCCGACGAGGCCGCGTTCATGACCGGCGCGACGCTGACCATCAACGGCGGCCAGTACATCACCTGA